The proteins below are encoded in one region of Tissierellales bacterium:
- the radA gene encoding DNA repair protein RadA has translation MAKIKTKYICQNCGYETPKWMGKCPDCNEWNTFVEELVEKEQKNSVMPKVSAGKAKKLEDIQFDEKKRNKTGIEELDRVLGGGIVKGSLILIGGDPGIGKSTILLQVAECMAIQGQKVLYISGEESEEQIKLRAERLGVKSDNLYLVAETNLAYIRGIIDAEKPNLLIADSVQTLFNPDIVSAPGSVSQVREVTNFFMKYAKSQGIATFVIGHVTKQGSIAGPKVLEHMVDTVLYFEGDKDNIYRVVRAVKNRFGSTNEIGIFEMTYRGLIAVENPSEMLLAGRPIGESGTIVVSAIEGSRPVMVEVQALVSPTSFGNPKRLTTGVDYNRVSLLMAVLEKRIGLQAQAFDAYVNITGGIQMKEPALDLGIVVALVSSYKDKAVDGKIVVAGEVGLAGEIRTITNLEKRISEAEKLGFDKIYIPKSRFELPKNTSIEIVEVSQIGELITKIFGR, from the coding sequence ATGGCTAAGATAAAAACAAAATATATTTGCCAAAATTGCGGTTATGAAACTCCTAAATGGATGGGAAAGTGTCCAGACTGCAATGAGTGGAATACATTTGTAGAAGAGTTAGTAGAAAAAGAGCAAAAAAATAGTGTGATGCCGAAGGTTTCAGCCGGAAAGGCAAAAAAATTAGAGGACATTCAATTTGATGAGAAAAAGAGAAATAAAACGGGTATAGAGGAGTTAGATCGCGTTCTTGGTGGAGGGATAGTAAAGGGATCTTTGATCTTAATAGGTGGAGATCCAGGTATTGGAAAATCTACTATACTACTTCAAGTTGCTGAATGTATGGCAATTCAAGGACAAAAAGTACTTTATATTTCTGGAGAAGAATCAGAAGAGCAGATAAAACTTCGTGCAGAGAGGTTAGGCGTGAAGTCAGATAACTTGTATTTAGTTGCAGAGACAAACTTGGCTTATATAAGAGGGATAATTGATGCTGAAAAACCAAATCTCTTAATAGCAGATTCGGTACAAACTTTATTTAACCCTGATATAGTGTCGGCACCCGGAAGCGTTTCACAGGTTAGGGAAGTTACGAACTTTTTTATGAAGTATGCAAAAAGTCAAGGTATAGCGACGTTTGTAATTGGTCATGTTACAAAGCAGGGTTCTATTGCAGGCCCAAAGGTATTGGAACATATGGTGGATACTGTACTTTATTTTGAAGGTGACAAGGATAATATATATAGAGTTGTGCGAGCTGTTAAAAATAGATTTGGATCTACAAATGAGATTGGAATTTTTGAAATGACATATAGAGGTCTTATAGCTGTAGAAAATCCGTCAGAGATGCTTTTGGCAGGAAGACCAATTGGAGAATCGGGAACCATCGTTGTTTCGGCGATTGAAGGAAGTAGACCGGTAATGGTTGAAGTTCAGGCGTTAGTTAGCCCTACTTCTTTTGGAAATCCTAAAAGGCTTACTACTGGAGTAGATTATAACAGAGTGTCACTACTCATGGCAGTATTGGAGAAGAGGATAGGGCTTCAGGCGCAGGCCTTCGATGCATATGTTAATATAACTGGTGGAATTCAAATGAAAGAACCGGCTTTAGATTTAGGGATAGTAGTAGCATTGGTATCATCGTACAAAGATAAAGCTGTAGATGGTAAAATTGTTGTGGCTGGAGAAGTTGGATTAGCTGGTGAAATAAGGACTATTACAAACTTGGAAAAGCGAATATCAGAAGCTGAAAAATTGGGTTTTGATAAAATATATATACCAAAAAGTAGATTTGAATTACCTAAGAATACTAGTATAGAAATTGTAGAAGTAAGTCAAATAGGGGAACTAATTACAAAAATATTTGGGAGGTGA
- the disA gene encoding DNA integrity scanning diadenylate cyclase DisA encodes MSKTVKQLDQKTALFKFVKMVAPGTEFREGLDNILKANTGAIIVLGDDEDVMSLTAGGFSIDSEYSPAKLYELAKMDGAIVLSKDARRIVSANTQLEPDANVGSDETGIRHRTAEKFAKQTSRLVISISQRRNIITLYYKNEKYVLKESSRVLIKANQAIQTLENYKKTLDKAMGDLEAMEFEDSATLYDVCKVLQRIEMMMKIVQEIESYILELGIEGRLISMQLQELTTDIKEDSENIIRDYAKKEVAEEPKMARKEIKKLDSEELWDLVNISKILGYENIAGILDQSVEPYGYRILAKIPRLPNSVLEKLIEAFGSFQSLIEADTDQLEEVDGIGEKRAKIIADKLMRLQERAMQNRTI; translated from the coding sequence TTGAGCAAAACGGTCAAACAATTAGATCAAAAAACTGCATTATTTAAATTTGTTAAAATGGTAGCTCCTGGAACTGAATTTAGAGAAGGTCTTGATAATATTCTGAAAGCGAACACTGGGGCTATAATAGTATTAGGTGACGATGAAGATGTTATGAGTCTAACTGCTGGAGGATTTTCTATAGATAGTGAATATTCACCAGCTAAGTTGTACGAATTGGCTAAAATGGATGGTGCGATAGTATTGAGTAAGGATGCGAGACGAATTGTTTCAGCAAATACTCAATTAGAACCTGATGCAAATGTCGGTTCGGATGAAACTGGAATAAGGCATAGAACAGCAGAAAAATTTGCTAAGCAAACTAGCAGATTAGTTATATCTATATCACAAAGGCGAAATATAATAACTCTATACTATAAAAATGAAAAATATGTGCTTAAGGAATCGAGCAGAGTGTTAATAAAAGCCAATCAAGCAATACAGACGCTAGAAAATTACAAAAAAACATTAGACAAAGCTATGGGTGATTTAGAAGCGATGGAGTTTGAGGACAGTGCAACACTATATGATGTATGCAAGGTTCTTCAAAGAATAGAGATGATGATGAAAATAGTTCAAGAAATAGAAAGTTATATATTAGAACTAGGAATAGAAGGACGATTAATAAGTATGCAGCTTCAAGAACTTACAACAGACATTAAAGAAGACAGTGAAAATATAATAAGAGATTATGCTAAAAAAGAAGTTGCAGAAGAGCCTAAAATGGCAAGAAAAGAAATAAAAAAATTAGACTCAGAAGAACTTTGGGACTTAGTTAATATTTCAAAAATATTAGGGTATGAAAACATAGCTGGAATATTAGATCAAAGTGTTGAGCCATATGGATATAGAATATTGGCAAAAATACCTAGATTACCAAATAGTGTTTTAGAAAAATTGATAGAAGCATTCGGTAGTTTTCAATCACTTATAGAGGCTGATACTGATCAATTAGAAGAAGTAGATGGCATTGGAGAAAAGCGAGCCAAAATTATAGCTGATAAATTAATGAGACTACAGGAGAGGGCTATGCAAAATAGAACAATATAA
- a CDS encoding CarD family transcriptional regulator, producing the protein MFEIGDRIFYPMHGAGEIVNIEKREILGEELEYYVMFIPVGSIRVMVPVKNASNIGLRELASREEVDQAFAILADEKTKMPQNWNRRFRLNLDKIKGGDIFEIAAVIRNLILRDREKTLSTGERKMLNTAKQMLISEVVLVLDKEEEEVERLVQETVGE; encoded by the coding sequence ATGTTTGAAATAGGAGATAGAATTTTTTACCCTATGCATGGTGCAGGGGAGATTGTAAACATCGAGAAAAGAGAGATACTAGGTGAAGAACTTGAGTACTATGTGATGTTTATACCAGTTGGGAGTATTAGAGTTATGGTTCCGGTAAAGAATGCCAGTAATATTGGTCTTAGAGAATTGGCTTCTAGAGAAGAAGTAGATCAGGCATTTGCAATACTTGCAGATGAAAAAACTAAGATGCCGCAAAATTGGAACAGAAGATTTAGATTAAATTTAGACAAGATTAAGGGAGGGGATATTTTCGAGATTGCAGCAGTTATAAGAAACTTGATATTGAGAGATAGAGAAAAAACACTTTCTACTGGTGAGAGAAAGATGCTAAATACCGCAAAACAGATGCTTATAAGTGAAGTTGTACTAGTATTAGATAAGGAAGAAGAAGAGGTTGAGCGTCTAGTTCAAGAGACAGTAGGAGAATAA